The following coding sequences are from one Streptomyces sp. NBC_01294 window:
- the thpR gene encoding RNA 2',3'-cyclic phosphodiesterase, whose amino-acid sequence MRLFAAVLPPDAAVAELARVVDGVHDDRLTWTARAGWHFTLAFMGEVRDDVLPELHTRLERAAHRTPPFPLRLHGCGHFGDRALWVGAAGELPALRMLAERADAAARRAGVPMDQHRRYTPHLTLARSRNASTPLRPYLDALADFEGTPWQVDTLSLVRSNLPVSGVPGEQPRYETVRSWPLAG is encoded by the coding sequence ATGAGACTGTTCGCAGCCGTCCTGCCGCCGGACGCGGCCGTAGCCGAGCTTGCCCGGGTCGTGGACGGAGTCCACGACGACCGGCTGACGTGGACCGCGCGAGCGGGCTGGCACTTCACGCTCGCCTTCATGGGCGAGGTACGCGACGACGTGCTCCCCGAGCTCCACACCCGCCTGGAGCGCGCAGCCCACCGCACACCCCCCTTCCCGCTGCGCCTGCACGGCTGCGGGCACTTCGGCGACCGCGCCCTGTGGGTCGGCGCCGCCGGAGAGCTCCCCGCCCTGCGCATGCTCGCCGAGCGGGCCGACGCCGCGGCCCGGCGAGCCGGGGTGCCGATGGACCAGCACCGCCGGTACACCCCGCACCTCACCCTGGCCCGCAGCCGCAACGCCTCCACCCCGCTGCGCCCGTACCTGGACGCCCTCGCCGACTTCGAGGGCACGCCCTGGCAGGTCGACACGCTCAGCCTCGTCCGCAGCAACCTGCCCGTCAGCGGGGTGCCGGGCGAGCAGCCCCGCTACGAGACCGTCCGGTCCTGGCCGCTCGCCGGCTGA